The genome window actgcagtctttttagaaCAATCCAAGAATACCagttagtaataaatataattttctaatttaaataactCAACACAAAATATTACTCTTCCATGCTGGCCCCACACGGTGTGAACATGCATGTAcggtaatattaaataaaattttatacctcTATCAAATAAACACAcatgaaaattaaatgtaaaatacaaaaataaaataatataacctaAACTTCAAACGTCGTCCTTTATTACTATTATCTCTCCTTTAACCATATTTCGATATCTATCTTcatacatttcttttaaattatacccggaaattttagaaattttcgTTATAGAAGGATAGCTTgcctgaaatatatatatatatatatatatatatagatagatagaaTGACTGCTTTGTAAACGAATACGCGAAATAGtactaaaatataactttttataaagattCCCACTCATCCCAATTTTATATGTCCCATCATAAAATATCATAGTTTAATCATTGAAAGTTAATTCCTTTTGACTGACAGAATTTTATTTGCCAGGATCtcccaatatatatttcttcaaggACAGATTCTATGAACTATCATACTTAAGCCCACAGAGCTATACTGTAGGGTGGACAATGATGATTTTATGTAATGACCTTACTCCAAATAAATACTAAGAAACTTTTCCACTACATTCCTCTGCCTAAATTAAGATAACGTATTAATGTTCTCCCCGGATCCATATATCCAAATGCTTTGTGGTTAAGATCCATTCAAATCACCATGAATTACTCTATActttttccttgaaataaataatcataaacaaTGTTGACAAGCCTTTGGAGTTCTTGGATTAACAGTAGTCTTTCCTTCTTTAGCTTCTTGGTTTAAAACTTTAACTGAAAAGAAGCTGACCcaagtttattttgattatgaaaACCTTCGATATAATAAGAGGACACCTTAAATCTCATGGCTAAAAGATGATATGTGTCATTTTCACAAACGTAGATTAAAATCCCGCCTTTTTGGTTGGAATAAAAATCTTGCGCCGAGTTTGCGTGTGaggaataagatatatttttaacttactAATTACAAAGAttgttattacaattattaatgtCGTTTTTTCAtctgttacaaaaaataatcggGTGTCCGTCGAGTAACATGAGGCTCTCCTCGACGTGGTGCAGGATCAAATTGAAGActgaaacaaacaaaatgagaattaaatattttcacacataaaattaataaggGGCGTCAGCCTTAAAATTGTTCCATAATATGTTAACCTGTTTTATCACCTTAACAAACATAACACACTCATTGAATCATCTGAAGTAgccataaattaaaatgaataaccCTAATCCTATTGGAATTGCaaacatgttttaaatttaactaactGTGTTTCAGTTGACATTCTAGAATCATCTTTAGATAGTACATtttagttcaatatttttttcaactcagattttattctttaattagtatacaaatgtaatgataaaatatatatattctaaatttttaaaaacgaaataatttattcgtaaccagctaaaaaaaatttatgtcaattttttcgATGGTATCTTCTAATTTGCAGTTACTACAGCAATGGTTGCAATAGGAAACAAATCCACTCGTTTCCTTGTTTTGAACTTAGCTCACAACATTCCCTGAAACTATGtgaatacaaacattttttatggaaattttttcGAATCTACTTCTGATAAAGTGCACCATCCACatgcttttaaatttatttttcttggtaTCCAGTTTTCTAtagaaatttaagttttatatatatatatatatatatttaatcttttgtgaaatacaatttttaagtaGGGCATAATactgaaatatatacattctagatatgggtaaaaaaaacaatgatatcaATTAAAGTATTTTCCGATCCAATAAGATGTATCTTTGATAGCATTTGTTTTGTTAGTCACGATTTGATTGGTTCTTTGCCAATAGAATCAAAGCTTAAGGATACAAAGTGTAAGAAAATCTAATCTACATATTTGTTTGTAGCTTTTCAGTGATATATCAAGCAGACTAGCGAGACAAATTCATTGTCATTAAGTACAGATTTACACTCCGGTTTTGTAATATTAGTAtgatgacaatttaaaaaaatgagtgatATCTGTATTAGACAAATTTGTCAAGACTTTGTAAAGAATAGTTAttatcttggattttttaaacctattatAATGACATAAGACCTTGTGTCGCCCTCTTCGTAGGCAGTACAGAAGTCATAAAATTTGTGTTAATTCGTTCATATAAGTGTATTTCCTATCGAAACCTGTAGCAAGGGCTGAGAGatttataaagttcaaaagaGTTTACTATAATAAGACTGTCTCATGTCAGTTATTTAGactgaaaggaaaaaatcttaaatatttttttactttaaaaagcATTAGACATAGGTAGAAATTACAAGCTCATTTAAACTGCATGTATACAATGCAGTTTAAATGAGCTTGTAATTTCTACCTACTTGTATGCAATAACTTTATtggaaaaacaaagaaagaaatgctgttttcttttaaatgaggTGAAATCGACACGcaacttcatatttatatggAGTGTAAAATGACGAAAGACTTAATGAATCTTGTATTTAAGAACCTTGCAAAATTAACATTAAGGAAAAAGGCATGGACTTTCCTTTTCGGACCTATGGAAGGAGGCAGGAAGGTGGCCATACCaaacaaattattagttttaattaaaaaatcaatcatgaTTAACAAAATGGATGGATGCCGAGGACCTTTGGAGCAACTGAAATTGCGCCTGGCTTTTTACTTCAActggatattttaatgaaggaatatGGTTCCTACTTAACAACTCGATCTTACAAACCTTCTTAAAAAGCAATAATTTGGTTCTAAGAATTTCAGAACAAGCACAGAATCATCTCAACGAGAAAGtgtgaacacttttttttgtttaaagcaTTTCATGTTCTATTTCATGAttaatcttcttttctttccttttgttacacttatatattttttatataaaaatggtaGAAACAGAGTTGAAccaatgataataaaaagtgGATGGAAGCATTCCCTgggtacaaaaataattttttgttttttttattccttcctTTTGTCTGATAgcgtcatataaaaattaagagcaaaattcaaaatttctaatattgatACCATATTGGATATTTTACTCGATATATTAGTGTTACGATTTCGAACCAATATGCTCAAGTCTAAAACACTCCtaactaaatttaattactccaaaattaatagttaatttgaaatatgagaCTATAAGAGAGACATAGTCATTAATTAAGACCCCCATGAGCTTGATGAAATGGAACTGTTACCTCTGTTCACTGGCAGGATCAGATATATATCATGTTTTTAATCTATGGTTATCTGATTATCTCGTTTTTTTTCTCCCAAGTTTTTTTACTACTCTTTTACCTCTTCTATTTGAGTACATATAAAAATCACTATCTGacattttatcttatttctGGTATGATACTGGCACTGAAAAAAAGTCGCATATTTAGGTCAAAATTGGTTCTTTCAGATTTATGGTTCCATTCTAATTTGAACGCTAGGGGCCATATTTTGTGGCTTTATTGTTGCATAGgtattaatactatttaaataaaacccaACTTAAGTGCAGATTGACTTTATAAGTCTATAACGTCCAAAAAAGCGTTAAAATAATATGTCGTTTCAAATTAGGTTAAATGTGATATTTTCAACTGTTATTCTCATTCTTTAATAGTCGTCAAATTATAGGTTTTACTTTATCCAATAAAAGAACGAAAACAGTTGCGCTGTTCGTCATTTTCTTGACCTttgaataaacaaatcaaaaaatttactttaaaaaaattgttttacaagTAGTACTTGATATGTTTGTTACGAATATGTTATTagctattttgattattaatttgattttaacgcAGAAGTAATTCGAGGTTaagtatgacttttttttaattccgtgataattaattaaaaggaaaGTAAAGAAATACAACCATGATAAAGAGAAACAGGATAACCATATaaatttcaagtaatttttttatcaataaaattaaaatcaaatcaagaaTGATACTGAAATAGGCATATTAGAACTATAGCTATATTGTAAATGAAATACCAATTATTTATGCAATCGGATGAactcatttgattttaaagcGCATTAACTATTGAAgagatattattttccaaactaAACCATTAAAAGGTAGTTTTTCGCCTTTAATTTGCATTTCCTCATAATTGGATAAcgctaaaataaatatgagcATAAATCTGAAATTAGCATTCAATTTTACAAAGAATAACGCTATATTCATGTTAGAGTTGgttcaaattgataaaaataaaaacctgatTTGATAcggaaaaaactaattttagatTCGTGATCAACGCTTCAAGTATTActataataagatatataactgaaaatactttttaagacTTTGTGTGATTGAAGTATATgtgaaaagaaaatgttttttatatattaatacctACGAAACAATAACATCACTATTTGAGGGTTCCAACTTAAATTCctataatataaacatacacacaaaaaaagagaaaaataataataacttacaAGGAATATTTAAGAGCATCATCTAATTCCATTATGGCAGCCTGATTTCCACAACGGTAGCAATAATTTGGAGCAGAAAAAATTGTGACAACATGCctataaagaaaagaagcagTATAGTTAGAAACTACATGATGAGAAACTAACCTGTCATGACACCAATTGTATCCTTCCATTACTAATTGGTGAGCACGAGATACAAGCGTTAGGCCATTCGAATGATTAAAAGTTTCCGAAATGTCTAACCCAAATGTATATCCTGCACCACGAGGTGAAATGCCCCAACCACAACGATCATCCGGATCTGACCAAAGCAAATCACACATTGGTCCTTCATGGGGAACTTCTTGAAATCTGTCAAGTGATCGAATATGATCTAAAGTATCAATACTTGGACTTAATCCACCATGAAGACAGAAAATTTGTCTATCCACGAGAGCGGTTAAAGgtagaaaatcaaataaatccTGAAAAGCAAGGTGTGATAAAAATGAAGATGTGTTGGTGCAAAGAGGAGAGAACAAGAGCTCACAGTAAAGTACTTCCACACGTTGGCATTTCCGTATTTCCGGAGACATTCATCGTAAAAACCGTACACTTGAGTTATCTGACGAGATTCGTGGTTCCCCCGGAGAATTGTAATCCGCTCACGAAAGCGAACCTGAGGAGCAAACACAAGTGAGTCAAGGCTCCACTTACTCGCGCATAGCACACAACACCTACTTTCAAAGTTACCAGTAAAGTCACCGTCTCCACTGAATAATAACCACGATCCACGTAATCCCCCATAAACAAATAGTTCGTATCTGGAGATTTCCCTCCAATCCGAAACAGTTCCATTAAGTCATGAAATTGTCCATGGACGTCTCCACAAACCGTCACTGGGCATTTCACCTCTTGGACGTTCGACTCTTTCGTCAGGATCTCCTTGGCCTTCTCACACAACGACTTCACGTGGCTCTCTCCCAGCTGCTTGCATTCCATCAGTTGCTCGATCCAACCGTCCAATTCCTTGAGGCATAACTTCTCGCTCATTTCCATTTCGCATAAATCTTCCTACTTGCTCCTTCCTCCTTCCTCTGCAGCACTCGAGTAGCTGAGTCCAGTGTCCACACAGCACTCCAGTCCACACTACACAGCCACCTCTCCCCTCTCCTCCCCTCTCTTCTCTCTCCCTTCTCTCCTTCCCTAAATAAAATTCACACCTCCCTTTTCACGTCCTTACCTTTAGTGCACCACGCaaccttccaaaaaaaaaaacaagcggAAAATCATCTGATACTAAACCTAATGTGTCAATCATGCCAACTAATAATTATctcttaattggggggggggggctttcaaataaaattcaattttagcccttCTTTTCGGATGCCAGAATATTAGTATTAGATCAGTACTAGGACTAATCGCCTTATCAGTCTTATTTCCTAACctctttcaatcttttttttatcagtcgaTCTTTTTCACCATTCAGTGGTCCTGAGGACTGATACATTGGCCTTTCAGTCCTAcggtttttttaatctattttcaaagtaataagaagaaactgTTGAATGTCGTGATCGTTAAGCCCTTTTTATGCTTCAGTCAAtagttatatatcattttaagttaataaagtaTGGTTtaaaggtcatataaaaggtaaAAAGTCACAAAAAGGTCACAagaaggtcacaaaaaaggtcaactttttgtaaattttgttttagcGTACTTAATAGGGTGTCCATTTTATAGAGTGATctgttaattcaattttctattgtattttaatgaaaaagttatgtttctaaagtttcagtcttcaaagacCGTCTTACGATCTCTATAGCCACttgaaaatcccttttttttataacactcTCTAGCCCAACGAAATATTTTGGATTCTCAAACGATCAGAACCCCTTTGGTCTAAATTTGTGACAAGGCAAGTTAATAGTAGGTTAATAGTAGAAAGACTTATGagatcattgtttaaaatactgatgtgattatcagctgactgctttattatatttataagcaaaatgtttaataaagatatactccatataattgacttagtgcgttttttatccgttacagtagatttgaaaacgtcgcactccataaaattgtaattcattatgaaccatattctcagaataatcaCTAATGAAACGatagagtattttgaaatatatttgaagttccaagtttaaaaaaaaaggcttatattaaatataatctacgtactaaaaaataaaccatcatacatttatgtaaataaacaaaatcaaacaactagaatcatataactaataataacaataaattataaaaacagattattcaaataatagattgatccaaataatattttcttgttatgACATcagaattcagttaaatatgtaataactttAGGTTACAAAACACAAGCAAGACGTgcagtttaatcaaaaatatcatcacccctttttcttcatgtggaagttgctatatacaattgtgcacatgatagatatGTCTAAACGGAcgaaatctaaataattatcaataataaagtaaatctcaaaatcataaaattagataataaatatactaataaaaagaaaatgtgagaattaaatccatctctTCTTCCAATTTTAGTACGAACTGCTTTTAGAATcctactttcatttatttcatatttatctaaaaaaagaaaagttaatccatgcagtcaaatttcaaaccttaattacttatcttagatataaaaataatataacagataAGACAATTTAGACAACCATTCTTTACTTAATGTAGTTTTcgaacatgacatcgtaaagattgagagcaaaagctaattatgtagtaatgtccagcgatattactccttattaagagcatcaataaagatttttacCCGTTACTTATGCTTGTATaataacatactattatcatgaaggatacacagaattgttcattataataatacacccaatgcaactacccccgttgttttgaccatttaagcagttgtttttgccttttatgagttttctgaacaccatttcttggagattatgaaccatagctaatcattaagtga of Lepeophtheirus salmonis chromosome 12, UVic_Lsal_1.4, whole genome shotgun sequence contains these proteins:
- the mts gene encoding serine/threonine-protein phosphatase 2A catalytic subunit alpha isoform isoform X2, producing the protein MEMSEKLCLKELDGWIEQLMECKQLGESHVKSLCEKAKEILTKESNVQEVKCPVTVCGDVHGQFHDLMELFRIGGKSPDTNYLFMGDYVDRGYYSVETVTLLVTLKVRFRERITILRGNHESRQITQVYGFYDECLRKYGNANVWKYFTDLFDFLPLTALVDRQIFCLHGGLSPSIDTLDHIRSLDRFQEVPHEGPMCDLLWSDPDDRCGWGISPRGAGYTFGLDISETFNHSNGLTLVSRAHQLVMEGYNWCHDRHVVTIFSAPNYCYRCGNQAAIMELDDALKYSFLQFDPAPRRGEPHVTRRTPDYFL
- the mts gene encoding serine/threonine-protein phosphatase 2A catalytic subunit alpha isoform isoform X1, which codes for MEMSEKLCLKELDGWIEQLMECKQLGESHVKSLCEKAKEILTKESNVQEVKCPVTVCGDVHGQFHDLMELFRIGGKSPDTNYLFMGDYVDRGYYSVETVTLLVTLKVRFRERITILRGNHESRQITQVYGFYDECLRKYGNANVWKYFTDLFDFLPLTALVDRQIFCLHGGLSPSIDTLDHIRSLDRFQEVPHEGPMCDLLWSDPDDRCGWGISPRGAGYTFGLDISETFNHSNGLTLVSRAHQLVMEGYNWCHDRHVVTIFSAPNYCYRCGNQAAIMELDDALKYSLKLDTKKNKFKSMWMVHFIRSRFEKISIKNVCIHIVSGNVVS
- the mts gene encoding serine/threonine-protein phosphatase 2A catalytic subunit alpha isoform isoform X3; this translates as MEMSEKLCLKELDGWIEQLMECKQLGESHVKSLCEKAKEILTKESNVQEVKCPVTVCGDVHGQFHDLMELFRIGGKSPDTNYLFMGDYVDRGYYSVETVTLLVTLKVRFRERITILRGNHESRQITQVYGFYDECLRKYGNANVWKYFTDLFDFLPLTALVDRQIFCLHGGLSPSIDTLDHIRSLDRFQEVPHEGPMCDLLWSDPDDRCGWGISPRGAGYTFGLDISETFNHSNGLTLVSRAHQLVMEGYNWCHDRHVVTIFSAPNYCYRCGNQAAIMELDDALKYSLSYVTMDQTLKSPINNQPS